The Tenrec ecaudatus isolate mTenEca1 chromosome 7, mTenEca1.hap1, whole genome shotgun sequence genome window below encodes:
- the LOC142452700 gene encoding trace amine-associated receptor 7a-like translates to MSADEAVHLCYENLNGSCVKTSYSPLPRVILYMVFGSGTVVAVFGNLLVMISILHFKQLHTPTNFLIASLACADFLVGVTVMPFSTVRSVESCWYFGEIYCKFHSSFEGSFCYASIYHLCFISVDRYIAVTDPLIYPTRFTTSVCGFCVVFSWLFSITFSFSLLYSGANETGLEDLVSALSCVGGCQIAVNSKWVFVSFALFFIPTLVMIVVYSKIFLIAKQQARKIESMGNKAEKSSDSYKDRVAKRERKAAKTLGIAVVAFLISWLPYFVDSIIDAFLGFITPTYIYEILVWFAYYNSAMNPLIYAFFYPWFRKAIKLIITGKVMRGNSSAIRLFSD, encoded by the coding sequence ATGAGCGCAGATGAAGCTGTGCACCTGTGCTACGAGAATCTAAATGGATCCTGTGTCAAAACTTCCTATTCACCTTTGCCCAGGGTCATTCTGTACATGGTCTTTGGCTCTGGGACTGTGGTCGCCGTGTTTGGAAACCTTCTGGTGATGATTTCGATCCTTCATTTCAAGCAGCTGCACACTCCGACCAATTTCTTGATTGCGTCCCTGGCCTGCGCTGACTTCTTGGTGGGAGTGACCGTGATGCCCTTCAGCACAGTGAGGTCTGTGGAGAGCTGCTGGTACTTTGGGGAGATCTACTGTAAATTTCACTCAAGTTTTGAAGGATCATTCTGCTATGCATCTATCtaccacttgtgttttatttctgtGGATAGATACATCGCTGTTACTGACCCTCTGATCTACCCAACCAGGTTCACCACCTCTGTTTGTGGCTTCTGCGTTGTCTTCTCCTGGCTTTTCTCAATTACTTTCAGTTTCTCACTTCTTTACTCGGGTGCAAATGAAACTGGCTTGGAGGACCTAGTCAGTGCTCTCTCCTGTGTGGGAGGCTGTCAAATTGCAGTAAATTCAAAGTGGGTATTTGTGAGTTTTGCTCTATTTTTCATCCCTACACTTGTGATGATAGTTGTTTACTCCAAGATTTTTCTCATAGCTAAACAACaagctaggaaaattgaaagtatgGGCAATAAGGCTGAGAAATCATCAGATAGTTACAAAGACAGAGTGGCCAAGAGGGAGAGAAAGGCAGCTAAAACCCTGGGGATTGCGGTGGTAGCATTTCTGATTTCATGGCTACCCTACTTCGTTGATTCAATAATCGACGCCTTCCTAGGGTTCATCACGCCCACATACATTTATGAaatattggtttggtttgcttacTACAACTCAGCGATGAACCCCTTGATCTATGCTTTCTTTTATCCTTGGTTTCGAAAAGCCATCAAACTAATCATCACTGGCAAAGTCATGAGAGGGAATTCTTCAGCAATACGTTTATTCTCTGATTAA
- the LOC142452333 gene encoding small ribosomal subunit protein eS8-like, which produces MGISRDCWHQCCKTQSEHVPCHTKPKWCWDTRLPTLRLARLHPHASCEETTRSTGTTAGVGNFCDSESRILTIRVIEFVYNAFNSAFRVRTKTLVKNRIILIDSTPYQQRHESHCALPLGYKKGANLASEEGEILSKKRITEIQKSTKGSQEIQKEI; this is translated from the coding sequence ATGGGCATCTCTCGAGACTGCTGGCATCAGTGCTGCAAGACCCAGAGCGAGCACGTGCCCTGCCACACGAAGCCCAAGTGGTGCTGGGACACCCGGCTGCCAACACTGAGACTGGCCCGGCTGCATCCACATGCTTCATGTGAGGAGACAACAAGAAGTACAGGGACTACGGCTGGGGTGGGGAACTTCTGCGACTCTGAGTCTCGTATTCTCACAATAAGGGTCATTGAGTTTGTCTACAATGCATTCAACAGTGCATTCAGGGTCCGCACCAAGACCCTGGTGAAGAACCGCATCATTCTCATCGACAGCACACCTTACCAGCAGCGGCACGAGTCCCACTGTGCACTGCCTTTAGGTTATAAGAAAGGGGCTAACCTGGCTTCTGAAGAGGGAGAGATATTAAGTAAAAAAAGGATCACAGAAATTCAGAAAAGCACAAAAGGATCACAGGAAATTCAGAAAGAaatatga
- the LOC142452701 gene encoding trace amine-associated receptor 6-like, translating into MSLYVNNSIMSSSESLPPPLQLCYENVNGSCVKSPYSHGPRVLLYMVFGFGVVLAVFGNLLVIISVLHFKQLHSPTNFLIASLACADFLVGVTVMPFSMVRSVESCWYFGEQFCTFHTCCDVAFCYSSLFHLCFISIDRYIAVTDPLVYPTKFTVSVSGMCISISWILPVVYSGAVFYTGVNDDGMEGLVSALNCVGGCQVVINQAWFLINLLLFFIPTLVMIVLYSKIFLVARKQAQKVEAIASKSESSSESFKARVAKRERKAAKTLGVTVVAFLISWLPFMIDSFFDSILGSMTPGYIYEILAWVGYYNSSLNPLIYAVFYPWFRRAIKLTITGKVLKDSSSTINLFSKGI; encoded by the coding sequence ATGTCTCTCTATGTAAACAACAGCATCATGAGCAGCAGTGAGTCCCTGCCTCCCCCCTTGCAGCTCTGCTATGAGAACGTGAACGGATCCTGTGTCAAGTCTCCCTACTCACATGGACCCCGCGTGCTTCTGTACATGGTGTTTGGCTTTGGAGTTGTGCTCGCAGTGTTTGGAAACCTGCTGGTGATCATTTCGGTCCTGCATTTCAAGCAGCTGCATTCTCCaaccaatttcctcattgcctccctggcctgtgctgacTTTTTAGTGGGTGTGACCGTGATGCCCTTCAGCATGGTCAGGTCTGTGGAGAGCTGCTGGTACTTTGGGGAGCAGTTTTGTACTTTCCACACATGCTGTGATGTGGCATTTTGCTACTCTTCTCTCTTCCACTTGTGCTTCATCTCCATCGACAGGTACATCGCTGTCACTGACCCTCTGGTCTATCCAACCAAGTTCACTGTGTCTGTGTCAGGAATGTGCATCAGCATCTCCTGGATCCTGCCCGTGGTGTACAGTGGTGCCGTGTTCTACACGGGAGTGAATGATGACGGGATGGAGGGATTGGTAAGTGCCCTCAACTGTGTAGGTGGTTGTCAAGTTGTTATAAATCAAGCCTGGTTTTTGATAAATTTATTGTTATTCTTTATACCTACTCTAGTTATGATAGTTCTTTACAGTAAGATTTTTCTTGTGGCTAGAAAACAGGCTCAAAAAGTTGAAGCCATTGCTAGCAAGTCAGAATCATCATCTGAATCTTTCAAAGCCAGAgtggccaagagagagagaaaagcagcTAAGACCCTGGGGGTCACAGTGGTGGCATTTTTGATTTCATGGCTGCCATTTATGATTGACTCATTTTTTGATTCCATTTTGGGCTCTATGACCCCAGGTTATATCTATGAAATATTAGCATGGGTTGGTTATTATAACTCTTCTCTAAATCCTTTGATATATGCTGTATTTTACCCTTGGTTTAGGAGAGCAATAAAACTTACTATAACTGGTAAAGTGTTAAAAGATAGTTCTTCCACCATAAATTTATTCTCCAAAGGCATCTAA
- the LOC142452702 gene encoding trace amine-associated receptor 6-like, translated as MSLQVSSTISSSSESLPPPLELCYENVNGSCVKSPYSPGPRVLLYVVFGFGVVLAVFGNLLVITSVLHFKQLHSPTNFLIASLACADFLVGVTVMPFSMVRSVESCWYFGDSFCIFHTCYDVAFCISSLFHLCLISIDRYIAVTDPLVYPTKFTVSVSGMCISISWILPVVYSTALFYTGAHDDGLEELARDLYCIGRCQLALNQDWVLIDFLLFFIPTLVMITLYSKIFLVARKQAQKVEASVSNSESSSESFKARVAKRERKAAKTLGVTVVAFLISWLPYIVDSFFDSYLGIMTPSFVYETLVWFAYYNSAINPLIYALFYPWFRRTIKLILTRKVLKDSSSTINLFSKEA; from the coding sequence ATGTCTCTCCAGGTAAGCAGcaccatcagcagcagcagtgagTCCCTGCCTCCCCCCTTGGAGCTCTGCTACGAGAATGTGAACGGATCCTGTGTGAAGTCTCCCTACTCACCAGGACCCCGTGTGCTTCTGTACGTGGTGTTTGGCTTTGGAGTTGTGCTCGCAGTGTTTGGAAACCTGCTGGTGATCACTTCGGTTCTACATTTCAAGCAGCTGCATTCTCCAACAAATTTCCTCATTgcctccctggcctgtgctgacTTTTTAGTGGGTGTGACCGTGATGCCCTTCAGCATGGTCAGGTCCGTGGAGAGCTGCTGGTACTTCGGGGACAGCTTTTGTATTTTCCACACATGCTATGATGTGGCGTTTTGCATCTCTTCTCTCTTCCATTTGTGCCTCATCTCCATTGACAGGTACATCGCTGTCACTGACCCTCTGGTCTATCCGACCAAGTTCACTGTGTCTGTGTCAGGAATGTGCATCAGCATCTCCTGGATCCTGCCTGTTGTGTACAGCACTGCCCTGTTCTACACAGGAGCCCATGATGATGGGTTAGAGGAATTAGCCCGTGACCTCTACTGCATAGGCCGTTGTCAACTTGCTTTAAATCAAGACTGGGTTTTGAtagattttctgttatttttcatACCTACTCTAGTTATGATCACTCTCTACAGTAAGATTTTTCTTGTGGCGAGAAAACAGGCTCAAAAGGTTGAAGCCTCTGTTAGCAATTCAGAATCATCATCTGAATCTTTCAAAGCCAGAgtggccaagagagagagaaaagcagcTAAGACCCTGGGGGTCACAGTGGTGGCATTTTTGATTTCATGGCTGCCGTATATTGTTGATTCATTTTTTGATTCTTATTTGGGTATTATGACCCCTTCTTTTGTCTATGAAACATTAGTCTGGTTTGCTTATTATAACTCTGCTATAAATCCTTTAATTTATGCTCTATTTTACCCTTGGTTTAGGAGGacaataaaactaattttaacACGTAAAGTATTAAAAGATAGTTCCtccaccataaatttattttccaaaGAAGCCTAA